The following coding sequences lie in one Arachis hypogaea cultivar Tifrunner chromosome 4, arahy.Tifrunner.gnm2.J5K5, whole genome shotgun sequence genomic window:
- the LOC112796757 gene encoding transcription factor MYB8-like: MRKPCCETNKDMNKGAWSKQEDQKLIDYINKHGDVCWRTLPQAAGLLRCGKSCRLRWINYLRPDLKRGNFAEDEEDLIIKLHALLGNRWSLIAGRLPGRTDNEVKNYWNSYIRRKLISKGIDPNNHRLITQKNLIPTPPISDCSKSSSSGLLKKKNKNNDEATTNKSNNIDNYGYHQVGSSEEDESNNNNNNNKGLLLPDLNLDLTISIPSSSSAENSDLKPTTIHHESNSSGRERNLMMAGNSPPTLLLFQ; this comes from the exons ATGAGAAAGCCATGCTGTGAAACCAACAAAGACATGAACAAAGGAGCTTGGTCCAAACAAGAAGACCAAAAACTCATTGACTATATCAACAAACATGGCGATGTTTGCTGGCGTACCCTCCCTCAAGCTGCAG GTCTATTAAGGTGTGGCAAAAGCTGTAGGCTAAGATGGATAAACTATTTGCGCCCAGACCTTAAAAGAGGCAACTTTGCTGAAGATGAAGAAGATCTCATCATCAAGCTTCATGCACTTCTAGGCAACCG GTGGTCACTAATAGCGGGAAGATTGCCGGGACGGACGGACAATGAAGTGAAGAACTATTGGAACTCTTACATAAGAAGAAAGCTAATTAGCAAAGGCATTGATCCAAATAACCACCGTTTAATAACCCAAAAAAATCTAATCCCTACTCCACCCATTTCCGATTGTTCAAAATCATCATCTTCTGGCTTattgaagaaaaaaaacaagaataatGATGAGGCAACAACCAATAAATCCAATAACATTGACAACTATGGTTATCATCAAGTAGGCTCATCAGAAGAGGATgagtctaataataataataataacaataaaggcTTATTATTGCCGGATTTAAACCTTGATCTCACTATCAGCATTCCTTCATCATCATCAGCTGAAAACAGCGATCTCAAACCAACAACAATTCATCATGAATCAAATTCTTCAGGGCGGGAACGGAACTTGATGATGGCTGGTAATTCCCCTCCAACTCTTCTTCTATTTCAGTAA